The nucleotide window CTCCGAGGGGAGCGGGCCGGGCGCCGTCCGGTTGTCGCCTCTCGCCTACCAGCCGCGCTCGCGCCACTGCGCGAGTTGCGGCCGCTCCGCACCGAGCGTGGTGTCGTTGCCGTGGCCCGGATAGACCCAGGTCTCGTCGGGCAGCCGGTCGAACAGCTCGCGCTCCACATCGTCGATCAGGCGGACGAAGTTCTCGGCGCTGCCGAAGGTGTTGCCGACGCCGCCGGGGAACAGGCAGTCCCCGGTGAACAGATGGGGGGCGCCGTGCGGGTCGTCGTAGACCAGCGCGATACTGCCCGGGGTGTGCCCGACCAGATGACGCGCGGTCAGCTCGACCCGACCGACGGTGAGGGTGTCGCCGTCGTCGACCAGTACCTCCGTGGGGACGGGGATGCCCTCGGCGTCGTACCGCCCGGCATACGTCCGCGCACCCGTCGCATCGACCACCTCGCGCAGCGCGCCCCAGTGGTCACCGTGCCGGTGCGTGGTGACCACGGAGGAGATTCCGCTGTCACCGATCAGGGCGAGAAGAGTGCGCGGCTCGGCGGCTGCGTCGATCAGCAACTGCTCATCGGTCGCCCGGCACCGCAGCACATAGGCGTTGTTGTTCATCGGACCGACCGCGACCTTCGAGATCATCAGGTCGGTCAGCTCGTGCACGTCGGCCGGTCCGCCGACCTTCACTGCTCCGCTGTAGCCCATGGGACCACTCTAGAGCGGCGGTACGGCGGGCAGGCCGGAGCCATGGCTGTCGAGTTTGCCGCCGTCACCGCGTCCGGTGAGCCAGCCGACCAGCGCCGTCGCCGGGCCCGTCACGACCACCGGCGCGGCCCCGCCGCCCGGAGCGGGGTCCGACCGGCCGGTGCGCCACCGGCCGCCCTCGTCGGCCCGCAGCTCCAGCGCGGGCAGCTCCGGGTGGCCCGCGAACTTGACCGTGCACAGAAAGGCCAGCTCGCTGTCGACGAACGCGGGCGACAGCTGGTCCACGGTGTGGCCGATGCCGAGGTCGATGCGGTGCAGCTCGACCTCCGTCAGCCGGCGCAGCGGCAGCCGGTCGGCCCGCTCGACGACGCCGTTGCGCATCTCGACCTCGAACGACCGGCGCGCCGCGGGCAGCGCCTCCATCGCCGCGTCGAAGCGTGCCGCCGTCTCCTCGAGGTCCGCCAGATGCGCCGCCAACGGGCGGGCGGCGCCCCGCTCGATGTCGCTCTCGCGTGCCTGGGGGCTCGCGTACATCGGCGTCCGCACGTCCGTCCGCGCCCAGGTCAGGAGGTTGCCCAGGGCGTCCGCGTTGCGTGCCAGATGGGCCAGGACATGGCCGCGGGTCCAGCCGGCGAGCAGCGACGGCTCGGCGAGCGCCGCGTCGTCGAGCGTGCGCACGGAGGCCATGAGTCGGCCGGTGGCCTCGCGGACGGCTGCCACATCGCGGGGGAAGTCAGGCAGGTTGAGGGTCATGGTCCGACGCTAGCGCCGCCGGGGCGTGTGCGGGAGTCCGCCGGCGCCGATCGGGGCGTACGCGGGGGCGGGACAGCCGGGGCGGGCGGGGCGTGACGGCCGGCCGCCGAGCCGCCGGGCCGCCGGGCCGCCCGCGGCGGTCAGGCCGCCCCGTCGTCCGGCGTGCCGAACCAGCGCCGCAGCGCGGCCGTCAGCTCGTCGCCCGTGTCCGGTCCGCCGGGGGAGTCCGCCGCCCAGGCGGTGCAGCCGTCCGGCCGTACCAGGAGGCCGGCCAGACCGGGCCGCCCGGGGCAGTGCGCACGCAGCAGCCGTATCCGGGAGCCGTATCCCGTCGCGCGCCGGCGCACCCCGGCGTCCCCGGTGAGGTCGAGCAACAGCCCCTGACCGTCGTGCAGATGGTCCGCCAGCCGGGTGCCGTCGGAGAACTCCAGGTCGGGGGCGCTGCGGCCGGTCAGCGGATGGTCGCCGGGCAGGTCGTGGTGCTGCTGGACGCCGGAGATCTTCTTGGCGAAGAACGTGGTGGCGGTGACCGTTCCGGCCAGTTCGGCGATCACTCCGCGCAGCGCCCGGGCGTGCGACTCCGGCCGCATCAGCGCCACTTGGGCCCGGGTCCAGTCCAGTACCCACGCGCCCAGGGGGTGCCGCTCGGCCGTGTACGTGTCGAGCAGCCCCTCCGGTGCCCGGCCGCGCACCGTGGCGGCGAGCTTCCAGCCGAGGTTCAGCGCGTCGCCGATGCCGAGGTTCAGCCCCTGGCCGCCGAACGGCGCGTGCACATG belongs to Streptomyces sp. NBC_01454 and includes:
- a CDS encoding MBL fold metallo-hydrolase, with amino-acid sequence MGYSGAVKVGGPADVHELTDLMISKVAVGPMNNNAYVLRCRATDEQLLIDAAAEPRTLLALIGDSGISSVVTTHRHGDHWGALREVVDATGARTYAGRYDAEGIPVPTEVLVDDGDTLTVGRVELTARHLVGHTPGSIALVYDDPHGAPHLFTGDCLFPGGVGNTFGSAENFVRLIDDVERELFDRLPDETWVYPGHGNDTTLGAERPQLAQWRERGW
- a CDS encoding maleylpyruvate isomerase family mycothiol-dependent enzyme, which gives rise to MTLNLPDFPRDVAAVREATGRLMASVRTLDDAALAEPSLLAGWTRGHVLAHLARNADALGNLLTWARTDVRTPMYASPQARESDIERGAARPLAAHLADLEETAARFDAAMEALPAARRSFEVEMRNGVVERADRLPLRRLTEVELHRIDLGIGHTVDQLSPAFVDSELAFLCTVKFAGHPELPALELRADEGGRWRTGRSDPAPGGGAAPVVVTGPATALVGWLTGRGDGGKLDSHGSGLPAVPPL